In a genomic window of [Empedobacter] haloabium:
- the flgG gene encoding flagellar basal-body rod protein FlgG gives MNPAMWISKTGVQAQDAKLQAIANNLANANTVGFKKDRVVFEDLFYSVEGQPGAQRADNNTLAPTGVQLGNGTHIVGTQKVFSTGNAQITSNQFDVMISGNGFLQVQRPNGEAGYTRAGQLGLDANGVLINAQGLPLVPQITVPANATSVTIAENGTVSVTMPGNAAPQQVGQLTLTSFINPAGLQALGENLFQETAASGAPTEGRPGDAQFGKLKQGALEASNVQVVEEMVDMIAAQRTYEMNTKVLSAADNMLQYLAQAAR, from the coding sequence ATGAATCCAGCAATGTGGATCAGCAAGACCGGCGTGCAGGCACAAGATGCCAAGCTGCAGGCCATCGCCAACAACCTCGCCAACGCCAACACGGTCGGCTTCAAGAAGGACCGCGTGGTCTTCGAAGACCTGTTCTACTCGGTCGAAGGCCAGCCGGGCGCGCAGCGCGCCGACAACAACACGCTGGCGCCGACCGGCGTGCAGCTGGGTAACGGTACCCATATCGTCGGCACGCAGAAAGTGTTCTCGACGGGTAACGCGCAGATCACCAGCAACCAGTTCGACGTGATGATCAGCGGCAACGGCTTCCTGCAAGTGCAGCGCCCGAACGGCGAGGCGGGCTACACCCGCGCCGGCCAGCTGGGCCTGGACGCCAACGGCGTGCTGATCAACGCCCAGGGCCTGCCCCTGGTGCCGCAGATCACCGTGCCGGCCAATGCCACCTCCGTCACGATCGCCGAGAACGGCACCGTGTCGGTGACGATGCCGGGCAATGCCGCGCCGCAGCAGGTGGGCCAGCTGACCCTGACCTCGTTCATCAACCCGGCCGGCCTGCAGGCGCTGGGCGAGAACCTGTTCCAGGAAACCGCCGCCTCCGGCGCGCCGACCGAAGGCCGCCCCGGCGACGCCCAGTTCGGCAAGCTGAAACAGGGCGCGTTGGAAGCCTCCAACGTCCAGGTGGTCGAGGAGATGGTCGACATGATCGCCGCCCAGCGCACCTATGAAATGAATACGAAGGTTCTGTCCGCAGCAGACAATATGCTGCAATATCTCGCACAGGCAGCACGATAA
- the flgH gene encoding flagellar basal body L-ring protein FlgH: protein MKAQLSAMAALLLAGCATIQPAAVRPGPFDEPPAVARSSAPRGVSGGVFSADAGLSLTSDSRAFRVGDLVTVILQETTQASKSAGTKLGKDSGVGVAAPSLLGKTFPKAGVELNSNHSFQGDATATQQNALSGAITVIVQEVMPNGLLKVAGEKGLTLNHGEEFVRLRGYLRAADIDANNQVSSQRIANARIAYSAQGTLADTQQPGWLSRFFLGPLMPF from the coding sequence ATGAAAGCGCAACTGAGCGCAATGGCCGCGTTGTTGCTGGCCGGTTGCGCCACCATCCAGCCGGCCGCCGTCCGCCCCGGCCCCTTCGACGAACCGCCCGCCGTGGCCCGCTCCAGCGCGCCACGCGGCGTGTCCGGCGGCGTGTTCTCGGCCGACGCCGGCCTGTCGCTGACCTCGGACAGCCGCGCCTTCCGCGTCGGCGACCTGGTCACCGTCATCCTGCAGGAAACCACGCAGGCGTCGAAATCGGCCGGCACCAAGCTGGGCAAGGATTCCGGCGTGGGCGTGGCCGCCCCTTCCCTGCTGGGCAAGACGTTCCCGAAAGCGGGTGTCGAGCTGAACTCGAACCACTCGTTCCAGGGCGACGCCACCGCCACGCAGCAGAATGCCCTGTCCGGCGCGATCACCGTGATCGTGCAGGAAGTGATGCCGAACGGCCTGTTGAAGGTCGCCGGCGAAAAAGGCCTGACCCTGAACCACGGCGAGGAATTCGTGCGCCTGCGCGGCTACCTGCGCGCCGCCGACATCGACGCCAACAACCAGGTGTCCTCGCAACGCATCGCCAATGCCCGCATCGCCTATTCGGCGCAAGGCACCCTGGCCGATACTCAGCAGCCGGGCTGGCTGTCCCGCTTCTTCCTCGGCCCATTGATGCCGTTCTGA
- a CDS encoding flagellar basal body P-ring protein FlgI, with translation MNHRAVKQLVAATLVGSSLLLSALPAQAAQVLRNLVSIEGVRENPLVGYGIVVGLNGSGDSTQVKFASQSVVNMLKQFGVKMPDGADAKSKNVAAVMVSAVFPPGYRRGQPIDVTVSSLGDAKSLRGGSLLLTPLRAADNETYALAQGNVVVGGLAAAGKSGSSVTVNTPTTGRIPNGAMIEREIATDFSTNSTVRLSLKRPSFETATNIVDSINKKFGNVASTDDATSIAVIAPENPTQRVAFMAKLESLTIEQGQENPKVVFNSRTGTVVIAEGLRVKAAAVTHGSLKVVISESSKVSQPGPLSGGRTAVTPNSNVSVDQGSGQMFKWPAGAKLQAIIDVVNSLGATPDDIMAILQALDQAGAIEGELVVI, from the coding sequence ATGAACCACCGTGCTGTCAAACAACTCGTCGCCGCCACCCTGGTCGGCTCCTCGCTGCTGCTGTCCGCCCTGCCCGCCCAGGCCGCCCAGGTGCTGCGCAACCTCGTCTCGATCGAAGGCGTGCGGGAAAACCCGCTGGTCGGCTACGGCATCGTCGTCGGCCTGAACGGCTCGGGCGACTCGACCCAGGTGAAGTTCGCCAGCCAGTCCGTCGTCAACATGCTGAAGCAGTTCGGCGTCAAGATGCCGGACGGCGCCGACGCGAAAAGCAAGAACGTGGCGGCCGTGATGGTGTCGGCCGTGTTCCCGCCCGGCTACCGCCGCGGCCAGCCGATCGACGTCACCGTCTCCTCGCTGGGCGATGCGAAAAGCCTGCGCGGCGGTTCGCTGCTGCTGACGCCGCTGCGCGCGGCCGACAACGAAACCTATGCGCTGGCGCAGGGCAACGTGGTCGTCGGTGGCCTGGCGGCGGCCGGCAAGAGCGGCTCCTCCGTCACCGTCAACACCCCGACCACGGGCCGCATCCCGAACGGCGCCATGATCGAGCGCGAGATCGCCACCGATTTCTCGACCAATTCGACCGTGCGCCTGTCGCTGAAGCGCCCGTCGTTCGAGACGGCCACCAATATCGTCGACTCGATCAACAAGAAGTTCGGCAACGTGGCCAGCACGGACGATGCCACCAGCATCGCCGTGATCGCGCCGGAAAACCCGACCCAGCGCGTGGCCTTCATGGCCAAGCTGGAAAGCCTGACCATCGAGCAGGGCCAGGAAAACCCGAAGGTCGTGTTCAACTCGCGCACCGGCACCGTCGTCATCGCCGAAGGCCTGCGTGTCAAGGCCGCGGCCGTCACGCACGGCTCGCTCAAGGTGGTCATCTCGGAAAGCTCGAAGGTCAGCCAGCCGGGCCCGCTGTCGGGCGGCCGCACCGCCGTCACGCCGAACTCCAACGTCAGCGTGGACCAGGGCTCGGGCCAGATGTTCAAGTGGCCGGCCGGCGCCAAGCTGCAGGCCATCATCGACGTCGTCAACAGCCTGGGCGCGACCCCGGACGACATCATGGCGATCCTGCAGGCCCTCGACCAGGCCGGCGCCATCGAAGGCGAACTGGTGGTGATCTGA
- a CDS encoding rod-binding protein: MDTRLHAASLPAAHAAEDTSAPAIAPADDAAYRKKAEQAAVKFESFFIGHMLKQMRNSTKELSAEDSVYKNSINSDMLDMADGLVADQLAGQRAFGVADAILRQLMPAPAAPRGPALTTSDVTLKTTQIVDAKNKPQA, encoded by the coding sequence ATGGATACCCGCCTGCACGCAGCAAGCCTGCCCGCCGCGCATGCGGCGGAGGACACGTCCGCGCCGGCCATCGCGCCGGCGGACGACGCGGCCTACCGCAAGAAAGCGGAACAGGCCGCCGTCAAGTTCGAGAGCTTCTTCATCGGCCACATGCTGAAACAGATGCGCAACTCGACCAAGGAGCTGTCGGCCGAGGACAGCGTCTACAAGAACTCGATCAACAGCGACATGCTGGACATGGCGGACGGCCTGGTGGCCGACCAGCTGGCCGGCCAACGCGCGTTCGGCGTCGCCGACGCCATCCTGCGCCAGCTGATGCCGGCGCCGGCCGCGCCCCGCGGCCCTGCCCTGACCACCTCCGACGTTACCCTTAAGACAACGCAAATTGTCGACGCGAAAAATAAGCCGCAGGCTTAA
- the flgK gene encoding flagellar hook-associated protein FlgK — protein sequence MTILNNALSGASAAQASLNASSQNIANLQTKGYTRQGVLLTAITAGIGTQGAGSGVKLSAMIRFSDSYKSQQLWRANAELGQRTQVQPYLTQLEQVMGDDQSSLSNGVDNFFKALNAVGEDPMSGPLRGQVVTAANAMAESFNSIYAVTRNQQISVQQQRDSVLPKFNTLTKNIASLNERIIAAGAQGTNTSGLIDERDVAIDQLSQLAAIEVLEQPDGSRTVSLKTGQPLVVGKLAGSLVIDSTSGSPVLQASFAGTNYAVDDSRMGGQLGGLGNFERNTLLPLQTSIKEMAEQLATAVNTTLAGGSDPAGNPGQPLFALGGGGAGGILSVPSGFAATDLAFAGAGLPPGDSTNLQALVAIKQQAITLTSVGSVTIGDADTQMVGKLAIDSQQNQSLLNTATTIRRQAEDDWASTSGVNRDEEAMNLVEFQNMYQANMKVLAVANQLFDSTLSMFG from the coding sequence ATGACCATTCTTAACAACGCACTGTCCGGCGCGTCCGCTGCCCAGGCTTCACTGAATGCCTCCAGCCAGAACATCGCCAACCTGCAGACCAAAGGCTACACCCGCCAGGGCGTGCTGCTGACGGCCATCACGGCCGGCATCGGCACCCAGGGCGCCGGCTCCGGCGTCAAGCTGAGCGCGATGATCCGCTTCTCGGACTCGTACAAGAGCCAGCAGCTGTGGCGTGCCAACGCCGAGCTGGGCCAGCGCACCCAGGTCCAGCCTTACCTGACCCAGCTGGAACAGGTGATGGGCGACGACCAGTCCAGCCTGTCCAACGGCGTCGACAACTTCTTCAAGGCACTGAACGCGGTCGGCGAGGACCCGATGTCCGGCCCGCTGCGCGGCCAGGTCGTCACGGCCGCCAATGCCATGGCGGAGAGCTTCAACAGCATCTATGCCGTCACGCGCAACCAGCAGATCTCGGTGCAGCAGCAGCGCGACTCGGTGCTGCCGAAGTTCAACACGCTGACGAAGAACATCGCCTCGCTGAACGAGCGCATCATCGCCGCCGGCGCCCAGGGCACCAATACGTCCGGCCTGATCGACGAGCGCGACGTCGCCATCGACCAGCTGTCGCAGCTGGCCGCGATCGAGGTGCTGGAACAGCCGGACGGCTCGCGCACCGTGTCGCTGAAGACGGGCCAGCCGCTGGTGGTCGGCAAGCTGGCCGGTTCGCTGGTGATCGACTCGACCAGCGGCAGCCCCGTGCTGCAGGCCTCGTTTGCCGGCACCAACTATGCGGTGGACGACAGCCGCATGGGTGGCCAGCTGGGCGGCCTGGGCAACTTCGAACGCAACACGCTGCTGCCGCTGCAAACGTCCATCAAGGAGATGGCCGAGCAGCTGGCCACGGCCGTCAACACGACCCTGGCCGGCGGCAGCGATCCGGCCGGCAACCCTGGCCAGCCCCTGTTCGCGCTGGGCGGCGGCGGCGCCGGCGGCATCCTGTCGGTGCCGAGCGGTTTCGCCGCGACGGACCTGGCATTCGCCGGGGCCGGCTTGCCACCCGGCGACAGCACCAACCTGCAGGCCCTGGTCGCGATCAAGCAGCAGGCCATCACGCTGACCTCGGTCGGCAGCGTGACGATCGGCGACGCCGACACGCAGATGGTGGGCAAGCTGGCCATCGACAGCCAGCAGAACCAGTCGCTGCTGAACACCGCGACGACGATCCGCCGCCAGGCCGAGGACGACTGGGCCTCCACCAGCGGCGTCAACCGGGACGAGGAAGCCATGAACCTCGTCGAGTTCCAGAATATGTACCAGGCCAATATGAAGGTACTGGCGGTGGCGAACCAGCTGTTCGATTCCACGCTGTCCATGTTCGGCTAA
- the flgL gene encoding flagellar hook-associated protein FlgL produces the protein MRIATTQYQATLGRSLELNQTMASRISQQMSTGRTILVPSDDPVTNVRISRLTREESIVGQYRENIASVKIRLTKNESYMSGMVGDLHAAHDLLVWAADGSNTPDDLKSMVGSLEALRDSILYNANTRDQEGKYIFAGTAVTTKPIEFDGTAYSFAGNTGEQKVVVGNGITQTVNVDVSGVETVLNDLNTAIEALRNTTTDSSHDPLKSVLSNTMASVESAQEALAAKIAKFGGAQNVLTTLDGNHANVSLSNKTAMRDLGQLDYGVASTELAGYNMALQASYQSYSKISNLSLFNVL, from the coding sequence ATGCGTATCGCAACCACCCAATACCAGGCCACGCTGGGCCGCTCGCTGGAGCTGAACCAGACGATGGCGTCGCGCATCTCGCAGCAGATGTCCACCGGCCGCACCATCCTCGTGCCGTCGGACGATCCCGTGACGAACGTGCGCATCTCGCGCCTGACGCGCGAGGAATCGATCGTCGGCCAGTACCGCGAGAACATCGCGTCGGTCAAGATCCGCCTGACCAAGAACGAAAGCTACATGTCGGGCATGGTCGGCGACCTGCACGCCGCGCACGACCTGCTGGTCTGGGCCGCCGACGGCAGCAACACGCCGGACGACCTGAAGTCGATGGTCGGCAGCCTGGAAGCGCTGCGCGACTCGATCCTGTACAACGCCAACACGCGTGACCAGGAAGGCAAGTACATCTTCGCCGGCACGGCGGTGACGACCAAGCCGATCGAGTTCGACGGCACCGCCTACAGCTTCGCCGGCAATACCGGCGAGCAGAAGGTGGTGGTCGGCAACGGTATCACGCAGACCGTCAACGTCGACGTGTCCGGCGTGGAAACGGTGCTGAACGACCTGAATACCGCCATCGAGGCGCTGCGCAACACGACCACGGACTCGTCGCACGATCCGCTCAAGAGTGTGCTCAGCAACACGATGGCCAGCGTGGAATCGGCGCAGGAAGCCCTGGCCGCGAAGATCGCCAAGTTCGGCGGCGCACAGAACGTGCTGACCACGCTGGACGGCAACCACGCCAACGTCAGCCTGTCCAACAAGACGGCGATGAGGGACCTCGGACAGCTCGATTACGGTGTCGCATCGACCGAGCTGGCGGGCTACAATATGGCTCTACAGGCCAGCTATCAGTCGTACTCCAAGATCAGCAATCTGTCGCTGTTCAACGTACTCTGA
- a CDS encoding EAL domain-containing protein: MDNRDRAAANEVLPVSNEAGAGLPGASLPVIAGFDHLLGQHSREALLLAIGADPLPGAPGTPGLPAEREAALFGELHLLAPVGCLLLDAGTTILQVNLVGAGQLGIDRASAQRYRLRGFIAQRFLADFDAFIERARTSAQPLRQQLQLQPTRGEAGVPVTLVASGDGVHLRVTLESAEGRLAALEKSEERFRRIVQSAREGIWELDAAARTTFVNPRLADMLGYRIEDMLDRPLVSFMDAEGRSILERNIARRQQGMPERREFKFIRRDGSELWAHLATSPLLDAQGGYLGALALVSDITQHKEAADLAWHQANFDALTGLPNRNMFQERLRHEMRKARRDGSYLALLFIDLDQFKQINDTFGHAQGDALLIEATRRIGGCMRASDTLARIGGDEFVAILPGLAAMQDAERVAQDVIAVLNRPFDLSGQQGLISGSVGIALYPSDAADAEELLRHADQAMYAAKNGGRNRYSYFTPDMQAAAQQRLRLASELRRAAAQQEFELYYQPIINLQSGGIERAEALLRWHHPERGLLNPGDFIAGAESAGVLQDIGAWAFRQAADQVLAWQRELGRPFQISINRSPAELRGDNHGWRAYLDSLQLPPRSIVVDVPEDLLGEADGAALEQLRQLRAMGLQVALDDFGTGHSALAQLKQFDIDYLKIDRSFVAGLTGDSGDLALCEAIIVLAHKLGLEVVAEGVENDAQLALLRAAGCDYAQGYGIARPAPAGQLLALARSGVRPALTADGGVGMNAGARAGAGAVASAAAP, translated from the coding sequence ATGGATAACAGGGATCGCGCGGCGGCAAACGAGGTTCTTCCTGTCTCTAACGAAGCCGGGGCCGGCCTGCCCGGGGCTAGCCTGCCCGTCATCGCCGGCTTCGACCACCTGCTCGGACAACATTCGCGCGAGGCGCTGCTGCTGGCGATCGGCGCCGACCCGCTGCCGGGCGCGCCCGGCACCCCGGGCCTGCCGGCCGAGCGCGAGGCGGCGCTGTTCGGCGAACTGCACCTGCTGGCCCCGGTGGGCTGCCTGCTGCTCGATGCCGGCACGACGATCCTCCAGGTCAACCTGGTCGGCGCCGGCCAGCTGGGCATCGACCGCGCCAGCGCCCAGCGATACCGGCTGCGCGGTTTCATCGCGCAACGCTTCCTGGCCGATTTCGACGCCTTCATCGAACGCGCGCGCACCAGCGCCCAGCCGCTGCGCCAGCAACTGCAACTGCAGCCGACGCGCGGCGAGGCCGGCGTGCCCGTGACCCTGGTCGCCAGCGGCGACGGAGTCCACCTGCGCGTCACGCTGGAGAGCGCCGAAGGGCGGCTGGCCGCGCTGGAGAAAAGCGAGGAGCGCTTCCGCCGCATCGTGCAGTCGGCACGCGAAGGCATCTGGGAACTGGATGCGGCGGCGCGCACCACCTTCGTCAACCCGCGCCTGGCGGACATGCTGGGCTACCGCATCGAGGACATGCTGGACCGCCCGCTGGTCAGCTTCATGGACGCGGAAGGGCGCTCGATCCTGGAGCGCAACATCGCCCGGCGCCAGCAGGGCATGCCGGAGCGGCGCGAGTTCAAGTTCATCCGGCGCGACGGCAGCGAGCTGTGGGCGCACCTGGCCACCAGCCCGTTGCTGGACGCGCAGGGCGGCTACCTGGGCGCCCTGGCCCTGGTGTCCGACATCACGCAACACAAGGAGGCGGCCGACCTGGCCTGGCACCAGGCCAACTTCGATGCGCTGACCGGGCTGCCCAACCGCAATATGTTCCAGGAGCGCCTGCGCCACGAGATGCGCAAGGCGCGCCGCGATGGCAGCTACCTGGCGCTGCTGTTCATCGACCTGGACCAGTTCAAGCAGATCAACGACACCTTCGGCCACGCCCAGGGCGACGCGCTGCTGATCGAGGCGACGCGGCGCATCGGCGGCTGCATGCGCGCGTCGGACACGCTGGCGCGCATCGGCGGCGACGAGTTCGTCGCCATCCTGCCGGGGCTGGCGGCCATGCAGGATGCGGAACGGGTGGCGCAGGACGTCATCGCCGTGCTGAACCGGCCGTTCGACCTGTCCGGCCAGCAGGGCCTGATTTCCGGCAGCGTGGGCATCGCGCTGTACCCGTCCGACGCGGCCGATGCCGAGGAACTGCTGCGCCATGCCGACCAGGCGATGTATGCGGCCAAGAACGGCGGGCGCAACCGCTACAGCTACTTCACCCCGGACATGCAGGCGGCCGCGCAGCAACGGCTGCGCCTGGCCAGCGAACTGCGCCGCGCCGCCGCGCAGCAGGAGTTCGAGCTGTACTACCAGCCCATCATCAACCTGCAAAGCGGCGGCATCGAGCGCGCCGAAGCACTGCTGCGCTGGCACCATCCGGAGCGCGGCCTGCTCAACCCGGGCGACTTCATCGCCGGCGCCGAGTCGGCCGGCGTGCTGCAGGACATCGGCGCCTGGGCCTTCCGGCAGGCGGCCGACCAGGTGTTGGCCTGGCAGCGCGAGCTGGGCCGGCCGTTCCAGATCAGCATCAACCGCTCGCCGGCCGAGCTGCGCGGCGACAACCACGGCTGGCGCGCCTACCTGGACAGCCTGCAGCTGCCGCCGCGCAGCATCGTCGTCGACGTGCCGGAAGACCTGCTGGGCGAGGCCGATGGCGCCGCGCTGGAGCAGCTGCGCCAGCTGCGCGCGATGGGCCTGCAGGTGGCGCTGGACGATTTCGGCACCGGCCATTCGGCGCTGGCGCAACTGAAGCAGTTCGACATCGACTACCTGAAGATCGACCGCAGCTTCGTCGCCGGCCTGACGGGGGATTCGGGCGACCTGGCGCTGTGCGAGGCCATCATCGTGCTGGCGCACAAGCTGGGCCTGGAAGTGGTGGCGGAAGGGGTGGAGAACGACGCCCAGCTGGCGCTGCTGCGCGCGGCGGGATGCGACTATGCGCAGGGCTACGGCATCGCGCGGCCGGCGCCGGCCGGGCAACTGCTGGCGCTGGCCCGCTCGGGGGTGCGGCCGGCGTTGACGGCCGATGGCGGGGTGGGGATGAATGCGGGGGCGCGGGCCGGGGCGGGGGCGGTGGCGAGTGCCGCCGCGCCGTGA
- a CDS encoding DUF3460 family protein: protein MKLTQYVSEFEQFLNGYKHDHPNVEEDQRRGWRIWWDHRLDLDAVDRQKQDSVPPNPYYYS from the coding sequence ATGAAGCTGACGCAATATGTCTCGGAATTCGAGCAGTTCCTGAACGGCTACAAGCACGACCACCCGAACGTGGAAGAAGACCAGCGCCGCGGCTGGCGGATCTGGTGGGACCACCGGCTGGACCTGGATGCGGTGGACCGGCAGAAGCAGGATTCGGTGCCGCCCAATCCGTACTACTACAGCTGA
- a CDS encoding DUF882 domain-containing protein, with translation MATRRTFLRNTLGLTAASFIGAPLVGLAPARAAQDGLQPPPDIFDAQALDLEFWVKPRTLTVTRPQSGEKASVLYWRDGEMIDSAYEQLCHLLRDVNGKETARIDPKLLETLWGAQAFVARYGIESPVEILSGYRTPASNQRLREQGIPAARQSLHMEGKAADIRIANLNEEVLGGLVKSFRQGGVGFYYRGGPRGGWIHADTGLKRTWKG, from the coding sequence CTTCATCGGCGCGCCCCTGGTCGGCCTGGCCCCGGCCCGGGCGGCGCAGGACGGCCTGCAGCCACCGCCCGACATCTTCGACGCCCAGGCCCTGGACCTGGAGTTCTGGGTCAAGCCGCGCACCCTGACCGTGACGCGGCCGCAGAGCGGCGAGAAAGCCTCCGTGCTGTACTGGCGCGACGGCGAAATGATCGACTCGGCCTACGAGCAGCTGTGCCACCTGCTGCGCGACGTGAACGGCAAGGAAACGGCGCGGATCGATCCGAAACTATTGGAAACGCTGTGGGGCGCGCAGGCGTTCGTGGCGCGCTACGGCATCGAGAGCCCGGTCGAAATCCTGTCCGGCTACCGCACGCCGGCCTCCAACCAGCGCCTGCGCGAGCAGGGCATCCCGGCCGCGCGCCAGTCGCTGCACATGGAAGGCAAGGCGGCCGACATCCGCATCGCCAACCTGAACGAGGAAGTGCTGGGCGGCCTGGTGAAGAGCTTCCGGCAGGGCGGGGTGGGGTTCTACTACCGCGGCGGGCCGCGCGGCGGGTGGATCCATGCGGATACGGGATTGAAGCGTACCTGGAAGGGTTGA